In Caloramator sp. E03, the sequence CTAATTGCAGCTTCAATCCTCCTTTGATATTTCCCATATCCAAGCTGTAATATACTGTTTTTACCTATTCTAATTACCGGTATCCCTCTTTTCAATGCCTCATTATAAATTGCAAGGGTACTTTGACCAAGCCTTACTTTCTCAATACTTTTTTCTATTTCTTCAATAGCTCTTTTAATATCATAATCCTTATTATTTATAAAAGCATTAAGGCATTCCATTCCATATTTAACACAAAGTGCTCCAGCCTCTTCAAGTTCATACTGAAATATTATGTTATAAATACTATTTTCAACAAGTCGTGCCTTCCCAAACTTAACCTTGTCAAATCCGAGCATATTTTGCATCTCAATTAAAACATGCTCAAATACATGCGGAAGATAGGTCCCTTCCTTAAGCCGTTGCAAAAATCCCCCAACATACCCAAGAGAACATTTATGGTTTTTAAGTCCAGGGAAGGCCTCTTTAAGCCTGTTATTAAAATTTTCAATATCCTTTGTAGGTATATCAGCCATATCTTCAACATCAATTGTAATCCTTATACAGGGCTTATGGCTGTAGATATTTCGGCCTGTATAAACTCTTTCATCGATAAGTTTCATTTTTTTCCTCCTTAGATACATTCTTAAGTATGGGTTTTCTCTGCTTTATATCATATTTATATCCCCTTGGAAGTACATGAAGTTTCATATCAGTAATAGCAAGAGTTTCATCAGAAGAAAGTTCAGATACATTTGTATATTTAATTGTATAACCATCGACAATAGTAACTGCTCCTGATCCTATAACCCTAAATACACTGCTCCCCTCAATAACCAGGGCTGTATTCTCATCTATACCTATTCCTATTATCTGAGGGTTTTGAGCAACTGCATTAAAGAGCCTTCCATAACGCCCTCTTTGGGCAAAGTGCTGGTCTATTAAAACTCCTTTTATAATATCAAGCCCTGGAGCCATTTTTATAGTACATTTCCTTGGGGAGTCTTCAGCTTTTCCTGAAACTATCATAGTTG encodes:
- a CDS encoding cyanophycinase; protein product: MGMYYGNLIIIGGNEDKEGKCEILREVIKKSRKKEGPLIILTAATDYPERVGKEYTRVFKKLGCGDIKVIDIEDRKNAFDAVYRMEIERSSCIFFTGGDQLKITSLIGGTFLFDSLKKAFKEGTLIVGTSAGASCLCSTMIVSGKAEDSPRKCTIKMAPGLDIIKGVLIDQHFAQRGRYGRLFNAVAQNPQIIGIGIDENTALVIEGSSVFRVIGSGAVTIVDGYTIKYTNVSELSSDETLAITDMKLHVLPRGYKYDIKQRKPILKNVSKEEKNETYR